ATTCCGAGCGCCCCGAGGTCCGCGCCTCCAGCGCCCGGACGCTCGCCGCGCACGCGGACACGCTCGACCGCTTCGGCTTTCCGTGCTCGACCTGGAACCTGCTGCTGCTGCACGGCGGCAAGGGGGGCCGGGCCGCCGAACTCGCCGCCCTCGTGCCCGACCTGCCGGAGAATGTGCGCCTGCGGCTGGGCTTCGAGAACGACGAGCGTGCCTACGGCCCCGGGGACCTCCTGCCCGTGTGCGAGGCGACGGGCACGCCCCTCGTGTTCGACGCCCACCACCACGTCGTCCGCGAGAAGTTGACGGATCAGGAGGACCCCAGCGTGCGCGAGTGGGTGCTCCAGGCCCGTGAGACGTGGCATCCCCCCGAGTGGCAGGTCGTCCACCTCTCCAACGGGATCGAGGGCCCGCAGGACCGCCGCCACAGCCACCTGATCACCGACTTCCCGAGCGCGTACCTCGACGTGCCGTGGATCGAGGTCGAGGCCAAGGGCAAGGAGGAGGCGGTCGCGGCGCTGATGGGGCTGCCCGGCGTGCCGCTGCCCGGGGCGCAGGAGCTGACCGTGGACGGCGTGCCCCTGGATGCCGTCGAGGAGTAGGCGCCGCGCCCTGTCCCGCGTGTTGCCCGGCTGCGCTACCCTGCCCGTGTGAACGTCGTCGTGTTCGACCTGGAGACCACCGGCCTGTCGCCCGAGCGCGACGCCATCGTGGAGATCGGGGCCCTGCGCGTCCGGGAGGGGCGGGTGCGGGAGGCCGAACGCTTCGAGACGCTCGTCCGGCCGGTGGGGGTGGGAGGCGAGCCGCTGCGCATTCCCTGGCGGGTGCAGCAGATTCACGGCATCAGCGACGAGATGGTGCGGGACGCGCCGGGGCTGGCCGACGTGCTTCCCGAGTTCCTCGACTTCGTGGGCGACTCGCCCGTCGTGGCGCACAACATCAGTTTCGACCGGGGCTTCATGCGCGCCGCCGCGAGGCGTCACGGCCTGGCCTGG
This region of Deinococcus aestuarii genomic DNA includes:
- the uvsE gene encoding UV DNA damage repair endonuclease UvsE gives rise to the protein MTAPAALPAYGLVCMTVGPEVRFRTVTLTNYLKLPPGEREARLLDLYADNISRVRRAADFCAARGIRLYRLSSSLFPMFDLEGDDTGRSVLDHLALPMREAGRAFLDAGIRVLMHPEQFIVLNSERPEVRASSARTLAAHADTLDRFGFPCSTWNLLLLHGGKGGRAAELAALVPDLPENVRLRLGFENDERAYGPGDLLPVCEATGTPLVFDAHHHVVREKLTDQEDPSVREWVLQARETWHPPEWQVVHLSNGIEGPQDRRHSHLITDFPSAYLDVPWIEVEAKGKEEAVAALMGLPGVPLPGAQELTVDGVPLDAVEE
- a CDS encoding 3'-5' exonuclease; the encoded protein is MNVVVFDLETTGLSPERDAIVEIGALRVREGRVREAERFETLVRPVGVGGEPLRIPWRVQQIHGISDEMVRDAPGLADVLPEFLDFVGDSPVVAHNISFDRGFMRAAARRHGLAWAPPAEHCTMQLSRRAFPGERSHNLDVLAQRLDLGFARDGRHRSLGDARVTAEAFVRLMERLRVQG